The nucleotide sequence TGCTCATGCGGTTTATCAGCCGAACCTAGTCAGACAAAAAGCTACTTCAAGCCATAATGGTCAAAGTTCTTTTGCCGTGATGACTGAGAGTTTTGTTGAACCAACAATAGCTAATTTTGGTTCTTTGATTATTAAAAATGGGTCACACCTTAGCCAGAAAATTAGGGAATTTATCGAAACTACCAAGCCTTGGGTAGAATTTGAACCAGTTGAAAATTTGCCCAGAGATGATGAGGCACAGCAATTCGTCGAACTACCCGAACCGAACAAAAGCCTCGAAACAATACCTTTTTAAGGATACATGAAACTATTAATTCAGCCAGTACCAAAGCCACGCATGTCTCGTCGGGATAGATGGGCGGAACGTCCTTGTATAATCAGATATTACCAGTTTAAGGATGAGCTTAATAGGTTGTGGGGCAACAGAGAAATCGTTCAACCTTGCCACCTTGTATTTCACCTGTCTATGCCTAATAGCTGGAGCAGCTCCAAACGAGAAAAAAAGCTAGGTCAACCTCATCAACAAAAACCAGACATCGACAACCTAATCAAAGCATTTTTCGACTGCCTTTTAGTTGATGATTCCCACATATATGATGTGCGAGGCAGTAAGTATTGGTCTAACACTGGTTCGATTGAAGTTATGGATAATATATAACGCCACATACCTTTTGGGTCCTTCCTGGAGGTAAATCAATGCGGTTGGGCAAACCCCGCCATAGGTCTAGATGCAGAAAATTTGACAGCTTGTTGTGGTGGCGGGCTTGTTTTGGGAATTTTAAATGGATGGAATACTATTTATCGGCAGCAAGTGCGGCTAGTCTGGTAGGCGTTCACCCTCGCACGATCGAGAATTGGGCGTCGCAAGGGTATTTAGAGCGAGAAAAAGGCAAATACGGGCTAATCTCCGCGCTCAAGTATCGTATCGAGCAGTTAGAGTCAAAAAATAGCGACCTAAAAAGCAACCCCCCAAAGGAAGAACTGCTTTTACAAAAGTTACAACAGGAAGTATTGGAGCGCACAGCGATCGCCAGAATAAAAACTATGGAGGCAGACGTTATGGAAGGACAACTAGTTAATACGGGTGAAGTGGTAGAAACCTGGAAAGGAGCGATCGCCAAAACTAAGGCTAAATTTATTGCTTTGCCTGCCAAACTGGCGCTGGAACTGTCGGGCATGGATCGACCAGAAGATATACAGGCAAGACTGGCACAAGTTATCGACGAGGCGTTAATTGAAATGGGTGCTGGCGATTAGGGGGGCGGTTGCCAAATATTCGAGTACGATCGAATATCCCCATCAATTCTTGAATCGATATGACTACTTCAACCCCCAGTCTCGACCAAATTCGCAGGCAAAGCAATAAATACTCTTTGTCTAGGCTGATAAAAAGCAAATTTACTAATAATGATGTGGGCTGCTTAGAGCGAGAAATTTCTCAGGATTTAGAAGCAAAATTTGGGCGAAAAGAATTTGATTTTCTAATTCCTCCTGAAACGTTGGGCCTGCGAGCCATCTCGACGGACAATAGTGGCGGCAATCTAATCGCCATAGAAAAGAGCGATTATCGTTTCTTCGCTCCTGAACCAGACAGCAAACTTGCTCTTCTTGGTGCAAAAATACTAACCAATCTTAAAGACCAATACGAGATTAATGGTTCAGCGCAACCGTTTCAGGCCCATTGGGTCGGGGAGCGGGGACAAATAGCTGATAGTCAACCCCCCATCGATCGGGTAATTCTCAAACCGAAAAAATTAGTTGCCTCCTGCACGATGACCATGGAGATGTGGCACTGTGCAAACGAATTTTCCTCGGATTTTTTGGCAGCGGGAATGGGGCGCGCGCTATGGACTCAAATCGATCGAGCGTTACTTGTAGGCAGCGGTGTTAATCAACCTCTGGGATTGGCTTCGCAGG is from Coleofasciculaceae cyanobacterium and encodes:
- a CDS encoding RusA family crossover junction endodeoxyribonuclease, which translates into the protein MSRRDRWAERPCIIRYYQFKDELNRLWGNREIVQPCHLVFHLSMPNSWSSSKREKKLGQPHQQKPDIDNLIKAFFDCLLVDDSHIYDVRGSKYWSNTGSIEVMDNI
- a CDS encoding phage major capsid protein, translated to MTTSTPSLDQIRRQSNKYSLSRLIKSKFTNNDVGCLEREISQDLEAKFGRKEFDFLIPPETLGLRAISTDNSGGNLIAIEKSDYRFFAPEPDSKLALLGAKILTNLKDQYEINGSAQPFQAHWVGERGQIADSQPPIDRVILKPKKLVASCTMTMEMWHCANEFSSDFLAAGMGRALWTQIDRALLVGSGVNQPLGLASQVGINSIVLGSDGGELDWAGLVQMESLVTRNNPSEKNLSYLINSDCASYLKRTERIAGSREFILSDQPLRPTDQLKILNSRLCGVSNNLPNNLVKGSSSDLSMALFGNWSSVVIGIFGAIDVQVDEFSNNNFANGLVTLRMAVKVDTGVLNPSLFSIATDIRAI